The genomic segment TCGCCAAGATTTCCGTATCGGTATTTCTGGGCACCGTTGCAGCGGCTTTCTGGATCTTTTGGTTGATCAAGATCAAATCGACTCAGGAGTACAACTATATGCTTACCGTGGCACTGGTGCTGATTCTTTATGCAATTACCGAGATGTCTTACGGAAGCGGTGCCATAGCCGTCTTCGTGTTCGGTTTGGTTCTTGCTCACAGGAAAGAGTTGTCCCAATGGATAAGGATAGACCACGAATTCATCAAACCTCAAAGGTTTATGATGTTTCAGGAGGAGGTCACATTCTTCGTACGTACGTTCTTCTTTGTTTACATCGGGTTGTTGATCAGTACCGAATACTTCACGTCCACTACAATCGTAATGAGTTGCATAGTGTTGGTGATAGCGCTACTGTCACGCAAGATCTCTCAATCGGTCCTTTTAAGAGATGCCGACCCTAAAGAGAAGAAGATGGTGATCATGTTCCTGCCGCGCGGGTTGGCTGCCGCGGTGTTAGCGTCCCTGCCCACCGCTTACGGTATCACTATCCCTTATTTTGAGGAGGGTGTGTTTGCAACAGTTTTCTTAACAAACCTGTTTGCATCGTTCGGTGTATGGGTCATAGAAAGGGAATACAGATCTCGGAACAAACAGTCATCCAACGAACCATTGTCATCGCATCGGGAAGTGTTGAAGAGCAGACCCGTTAAGACAGGAAAAAACTGAACGGTCCAAAAAATCCTAACGCGGGGTATATGTTACAACCCTGTTCTTTGTTTTCTTTGCTTCGTACAACGCTGAATCGGTTTTCTTTATGATGTCTTCCACAAGTTCCCTTCCAACACCTTCCGTAACCATCGAGATTCGGAGTCGGTCGGCCGGTTGAAACGAGAGCAACCCTGCACTGAGCGTGACCGTTAACCGTTTACCGTCAACCATGAATGTCTCTTCAGCAACGGACCTTCTCAATCGATCTATCAATCTCAAGGCGGAACTTTTTTCGAATCCTGGCATGATCACGTAAAATTCGTCACCGCCGTACCTGCACACGTCTATGTTGTGAGCATCTGCGAACTGTTTGAACATGTTACCTAACCTTTCCAGGATTCGGTCCGTGACATAATGTCCTTCTGTATCGTTTATCTTTTTCACACCGTCCAAATCTATCATGGCAAAAGAAACAGGGTAACCTTTACGTCCCGCATCTTCCAACACGTCCAACATCCTCGATTCGAGATACTGTCTGTTGAACAACCCAGTCAACCTGTCTCTCACTGCCATGTTTTTAAGCATTCTCATCGTCTCAGCATTAGCGAAAACGCGTTCGACCAACCGTTTTACTGTGAGTAACGTTTTGTGCAATACCTTCTCATCCGGTTCGTTCTCGTCATCGACGGACAGTAACCAATCACCGTTACCTATGTTTAATGCGATGAGTCCGAACCATTTCTGTCCGATAACCGATGCTACCTTATCCTCTGCTGCGGCGTCTCCGGTGACGATCACCGGTTTCTGTGTTTTAAGGGTCTGTTGCACGTACCAATAACTGTTCGGGACCAATATGTTAGTCAACCTCTCCTCGTCCTTCTTCGGGACAGCGGCAACGCAACGTAACATGTTCCCGGCACTGGTGTACAACCTAACCCTACGCATACCTGTTATTATTCTGACAATCTCGAGCAATGAATAAATCCGGTCATGGGGAGATCCGTCGAAAAGTTCGCTTATCAGGTCGATGAGTTTTAACTGTTTTTCGACATCCTCAAAACTCCGTTCTCTCATGGTCTCACTCTAATTCTTCGGTTCTGATTCTCGACATACTTGTTATACTTTCCCCTTCACCGAGACGCATGATACGTACACCGTGAGCGTATCTGCCCATTACCCTTACATCTTTTGTTCTTATCCGTATCGAACGTCCGGCGGATGTAATGAACAGTAGTTCATCAGAATCGTTTACTGCAGCGACGTCTACAACTTTCCCGGTTTTGGTGTCTACAGGCACGTTTATTATGCCTTTACCGCCTCTGTGTTGTAACCTGTAATCTTCCATCTTCGAACGTTTACCGTAACCGTTCTCGGTTACTGTAAACACCGTGTCACCGTCGTTGATAACCATCCCTACAACTCTGTCATCCCCTCTCAACCGAATCCCGTGTACACCGATCGCTACGCGACCCATCTCCCTGACATCAGATTCGTTGATCTTTATACAGTATCCCCTCTCAGTTGCAATGAGGATGTGCCTGTTCCCGTCCGTGAACCTAACACTTACCAGTTTATCGTTCGGTAGGAGTTTCAGTCCTATTATACCCCCTTTTCTTACCTTGCTGTAAGCCGACAACCGGGTTCTTTTTATGATGCCTCTCTCGGTCACGAACACCAGGTAACCGTGTTGATCAAGGTTGCTTATCTTTAAGGTGGCGGTGATCTTCTCATCCGCGGGCATCTCCAACAGAGCGGCCAACGGTTTGCCTACTGCATACCTTCCGGTTTCCGGTATCCTGTATACCTTTAACCATCTGAGTATTCCTTTATCAGAGAACACGAGAAGGTAATCGTGGTTATCTGCGACTAATACATCTACCACCGCGTCCTCTTCGCGCGTCTCGGTAGCGATTATACCTTTGCCACCGCGTTTCTGAGTCCGGTACTCCTCAAGAGGTACGCGTTTGATGTACCCGCGTCGTGTGATCGTTATTACCATTCTTTTATTTGGTATGAGCTGTTCGAGTACCATGTCCTTGGGTTGATCGATGATCTCGGTTCTTCTTTCGTCACCGTATTTCTCTTTTATCTCGTTCAGTTCTCTTTCGATGACGGATTTCAGTACTGATTCGTTGGATAGAATGTTATTCAACTCTTCGATCCTAGTGTTCAGAGCGTTTATTTCATCCTCGAGTTTGTGACGTTCGAGAGCAGTTAACCTGCTCAACCTCATCTCCAGTATCGCGTTCGCCTGTCTTTCAGATAACGAGTACGTTTGCATAAGATATTCTCTCGCTTCTTTAGGATCCTTGGATTTTCTGACCTTGTCTATCACATCGTCTATATTGTTGAGCGCTACCATCAATCCTTCTACAATATGTTTTCTGTCCAACGCATTCTTAAGTTCGAACCTACATCTCCTCGTTATCACTTCTTTTCTGAACTTCAAGAACTCCATCAGCATCTCTCTCAGATTCAGCGTTCTCGGTACTCCGTTGACTATTGCGGTGTTTATCACACCGAACGTCTTCTCTAAATCCGTATGAAAATACAGTTGATTGAGTACAATCTCAGGGTTGACCCCCTTCCGTACACTGATCACTACCTCTATGTTACCGCGTGAAGAGAGATCTTTTAGCCCGGTGATATCCGGTAACTTCTTTTTCTTAACAAGTTCTGCGATCTGTTCCAACAGTTCTGATTTGTTGACCTGGTACGGTAGTTCCGTGATTATGATCTGATTGTTCTTTTCATCAACCCTGGCTTTACCGCGTACGGATATGATCCCGCGTCCCTTGGTATAACTCTCGACTATGCCGCTCCTCCCGACGATTACGCCACCTGTCGGAAAATCCGGCCCGTGAACAATGCTCATCAGTTCCTCCACGGTCATGTTGGGGTTATGCAGAAGCGCTATCAAAGCGTCAACGATT from the Candidatus Micrarchaeota archaeon genome contains:
- a CDS encoding GGDEF domain-containing protein; the encoded protein is MRERSFEDVEKQLKLIDLISELFDGSPHDRIYSLLEIVRIITGMRRVRLYTSAGNMLRCVAAVPKKDEERLTNILVPNSYWYVQQTLKTQKPVIVTGDAAAEDKVASVIGQKWFGLIALNIGNGDWLLSVDDENEPDEKVLHKTLLTVKRLVERVFANAETMRMLKNMAVRDRLTGLFNRQYLESRMLDVLEDAGRKGYPVSFAMIDLDGVKKINDTEGHYVTDRILERLGNMFKQFADAHNIDVCRYGGDEFYVIMPGFEKSSALRLIDRLRRSVAEETFMVDGKRLTVTLSAGLLSFQPADRLRISMVTEGVGRELVEDIIKKTDSALYEAKKTKNRVVTYTPR
- the gyrA gene encoding DNA gyrase subunit A, producing MNIVEIPVEREMKTSYLEYAMSVIIGRALPDVRDGLKPVHRRIIYSMLELGNTYNKPHKKSARVVGEVLGKYHPHGDAAIYESLVRMAQDFSMRYPLVDGHGNFGSIDGDPPAAMRYTEVRLSKIANELVADIDKDTVDFVPNFDGSLKEPVVLPTRIPNLLINGSSGIAVGMSTNIPPHNLNEIVDALIALLHNPNMTVEELMSIVHGPDFPTGGVIVGRSGIVESYTKGRGIISVRGKARVDEKNNQIIITELPYQVNKSELLEQIAELVKKKKLPDITGLKDLSSRGNIEVVISVRKGVNPEIVLNQLYFHTDLEKTFGVINTAIVNGVPRTLNLREMLMEFLKFRKEVITRRCRFELKNALDRKHIVEGLMVALNNIDDVIDKVRKSKDPKEAREYLMQTYSLSERQANAILEMRLSRLTALERHKLEDEINALNTRIEELNNILSNESVLKSVIERELNEIKEKYGDERRTEIIDQPKDMVLEQLIPNKRMVITITRRGYIKRVPLEEYRTQKRGGKGIIATETREEDAVVDVLVADNHDYLLVFSDKGILRWLKVYRIPETGRYAVGKPLAALLEMPADEKITATLKISNLDQHGYLVFVTERGIIKRTRLSAYSKVRKGGIIGLKLLPNDKLVSVRFTDGNRHILIATERGYCIKINESDVREMGRVAIGVHGIRLRGDDRVVGMVINDGDTVFTVTENGYGKRSKMEDYRLQHRGGKGIINVPVDTKTGKVVDVAAVNDSDELLFITSAGRSIRIRTKDVRVMGRYAHGVRIMRLGEGESITSMSRIRTEELE
- a CDS encoding cation:proton antiporter → MQLTLIFLVVGAILFLGYLATIMFKRFKISSILILMSIGLLLGPVFHLVDVSEGSVIRQLSPVMGAIALITILFDAGTKMNIGRLIRSLPRASVYTVLVFVLTVLGVGTVLHYVFGWDWIYGLMFGAAVGGTSSPIVIPMVEGVSISTRIKDLLALESTLTDVLCVLTVVVLIQILTSPTPVPLEKAVFGNLIAKISVSVFLGTVAAAFWIFWLIKIKSTQEYNYMLTVALVLILYAITEMSYGSGAIAVFVFGLVLAHRKELSQWIRIDHEFIKPQRFMMFQEEVTFFVRTFFFVYIGLLISTEYFTSTTIVMSCIVLVIALLSRKISQSVLLRDADPKEKKMVIMFLPRGLAAAVLASLPTAYGITIPYFEEGVFATVFLTNLFASFGVWVIEREYRSRNKQSSNEPLSSHREVLKSRPVKTGKN